A region from the Canis lupus baileyi chromosome 27, mCanLup2.hap1, whole genome shotgun sequence genome encodes:
- the LRRC74B gene encoding leucine-rich repeat-containing protein 74B encodes MSASARGPCQRSGERGEQLEEEAAAAGRLAGAPEAEECPDVDSDSDREMEGIQGPGELLKDTLYLRSCQAHSVVPASRFLHLGSTPELNLRHRGLGPQGAQALASALTSNPYVKRLDLRDNGLCGAGVEALAGALSKSSSICDVDLSDNQMGVVGAQAVCAALMVNPTMQKVQLAGNGLEEHAAQYLAELLLAHTGLKSLDLSYNQLNDQAGEMLGPALAENTGLTELNISWNHLRGPGAVAFARGLEANIFLRVLDISYNGFGDPGASAVGEALKTNNVLEELNMSNNRISAVGALSLGLGLRVNQTLRILVISRNPIRGEGCFGVLKSIRDNPMSALELLDFSDIQVDREFDDFTSSVKEVLPALHVKTAAHGLEYKKELPPVFALSLSASAPK; translated from the exons ATGAGCGCCAGCGCGAGGGGTCCCTGCCAGAGgtctggggagaggggagagcagttggaggaggaggcagcggCCGCTGGGCGTCTAGCAGGGGCCCCGGAGGCCGAGGAGTGTCCGGACGTTGATTCAGACTCCGACCGGGAGATGGAAG GCATCCAGGGGCCTGGAGAACTGCTCAAGGACACCCTCTACCTAAGGTCCTGCCAAGCCCATAGTGTTGTGCCTGCCTCCCGCTTTCTGCACCTAGGGAGCACCCCAGAGCTGAACCTGCGGCACCGTGGCCTGGGGCCTCAG GGTGCCCAGGCTTTGGCTTCAGCATTGACCTCCAATCCCTATGTCAAGCGACTGGACCTTCGAGACAATGGGCTCTGTGGGGCTGGTGTGGAGGCCCTGGCAGGTGCCCTGAGCAAAAGCAGCAGTATCTGTG ATGTGGACCTGTCGGACAACCAGATGGGAGTGGTGGGAGCTCAAGCAGTCTGTGCTGCCCTCATGGTGAATCCAACCATGCAGAAGGTACAGCTGGCAGGGAATGGCCTGGAGGAGCATGCAGCCCAGTACCTTGCTGAACTCCTGCTGGCCCACACAGGCCTGAAATCGCTGGACCTAAGCTATAACCAGCTGAATGACCAAGCAG GGGAGATGCTCGGGCCGGCCCTGGCAGAAAATACAGGACTCACTGAGCTTAATATAAGCTGGAATCACCTTCGAGGACCAGGAGCTGTGGCCTTTGCCAGGGGACTGGAG GCAAACATCTTCCTCAGAGTCCTGGACATCTCATACAATGGCTTTGGAGATCCTGGAGCATCCGCGGTGGGTGAGGCACTTAAGACCAACAATGTGTTGGAGGAACTCAACATGAG CAACAACCGCATCTCTGCAGTGGGAGCCTtgagcctgggcctgggcctccggGTCAACCAGACACTGAGGATTCTTGTT ATCTCCAGGAATCCCATACGAGGTGAAGGCTGCTTTGGAGTTCTGAAGTCCATCCGGGATAATCCAATGTCTGCCCTAGAACTTCTGGATTTCTCT GATATCCAAGTGGACAGAGAGTTTGATGACTTCACTAGCTCCGTGAAGGAAGTTCTTCCAGCACTCCATGTAAAGACTGCTGCCCACGGACTGGAGTACAAAAAAGAGTTGCCACCAGTCTTCGCCCTGTCCCTATCAGCATCTGCCCCTAAGTGA